The genomic region TGACCCAGAACGGCACGCTGAAATCCAGAACCATGGCGTGCACGATGGAGATGAAAATCCAGTCCCGGCCCGCGTAACGGGCGATGATCGGCAGGGTGGTGTCCATGGTGGAGGCCCCGCCGCAGGAAATGGGGGCCAGCGGCCCCAGCAGGCGCACCAGCAGCGGCGTGCCGACCAGGGTCAGGATTTCGCGCAAAATGTTGCTGAGCAGAGCTACTGTGCCCAGTTCCGCGCCCTTGTACTGGGTGATGAAGATGGAGGACAGGGAATAATAGGCAAAGCCCGCGCCCACGGCCAGGCAGTCCGCCAGACTGTACGCTAGAAAAAGGCTGGCCGCGGCCACGCCCGCGAAGGTGCCCACAGTGGTGGCCAGGGGGGCCAGCAGCACGCGCGGACGCAGGGTGCGCAGAATCTCTCCCAGCCGCCGGTCCGAACCGATGGACAGGCCCACCAGGCCCATGAGCAGCCAGAGCAGGTAGAGCGTGGCGTCATGCTCCACAAAATAGCGGGGAATCAGGCCCAGCCGGGCCAGACCCAGACCCGCGCCGAAAAAGGCCAGAATCAACAGGCTTCCAGACATAGGGACGTAAGGCTCCCGGCTCGTTACCCGCCGCCGTGCGGCGGCTGGACGTCAACAGGCGTTTTGGGGGAGTTCCCTGTGCCGGGGGGAGGGGGAAAATCACGGAACCAGCGCCGGATCACGGCCACACAGGCCAGGGAACCGGCCACGCCCGCCAGGGTCAGCAGCAGGGCCTTGCCGCCCAGCAGGGGCAGATTGCGCATCAGCTCCTCATTGCCGCCCACGGCCACGCCCAGAGAAAAAAGCAGCAGCATGATGGCGGGCGTAATGCAACGGCTCAGCGCGCCGAGCCAGCGCTGGCCGCGCAGGAGCCGCCCCAGCAGTATGCCCAGCAGCATCAGACCCATGGCGATGAACATCTTCTTCCCGTTTCCCTTGAGTGTGTCTGTCCGGCCGTCTGTCAGGCCCGGACCACCTGGCGCAGGGCCTGCCGTAAAAAAGCCAGCATGGCCGTGTAACGCTGTTCCTCGTGCAGCAGATATTCCACATCCCAGAGCACCCAGACCAGATGCCCGTGATGGCGGGTCTGCTGCAGGGGGCGCAGACCGCCCGGCAGGGCCAGGGCCTTGACCGCCGCCGAGCCCATGACCACCACGCCGCGCGCGCCCAGCTTGTGCACGCCGGACCAGAAAGCGTCGGCATGGGGCGCGAAGCCGTTTGCGTCCGCCTCTCCTGCATCCTGGACTGGCAGGCAGGCGGGCCAGAAAGTATGGGTGCCCGCCGGATGGGCCAGATCGCCCAGCAGGCGT from Desulfovibrio porci harbors:
- a CDS encoding lysine exporter LysO family protein; translation: MSGSLLILAFFGAGLGLARLGLIPRYFVEHDATLYLLWLLMGLVGLSIGSDRRLGEILRTLRPRVLLAPLATTVGTFAGVAAASLFLAYSLADCLAVGAGFAYYSLSSIFITQYKGAELGTVALLSNILREILTLVGTPLLVRLLGPLAPISCGGASTMDTTLPIIARYAGRDWIFISIVHAMVLDFSVPFWVIFFCTL
- a CDS encoding LysO family transporter; translation: MFIAMGLMLLGILLGRLLRGQRWLGALSRCITPAIMLLLFSLGVAVGGNEELMRNLPLLGGKALLLTLAGVAGSLACVAVIRRWFRDFPPPPGTGNSPKTPVDVQPPHGGG